From a single Capsicum annuum cultivar UCD-10X-F1 chromosome 12, UCD10Xv1.1, whole genome shotgun sequence genomic region:
- the LOC124889616 gene encoding uncharacterized protein LOC124889616, which yields MGNPKGVINEYTIFGNSITAKVNLLERSYSCRKFDLVKMSCEHAMAALRGKYGDGKDYGKSIYDYSSPIHKAESYPHAYSKKINVVPPKAEWTVPQESVDTKISPLPYDLKLGRKKVKRTKGVGDTFKSKKRNSCFFILTFFSFFLAFEDAGDG from the exons ATGGGTAATCCAAAAGGGGTTATCAATGAGTATACGATATTCGGCAACAGCattactgccaaggtcaatctcttggagaggagcTATTCTTGTCgaaaatttgacttggtgaaaatgtcATGTGAACACGCGATGGCAGCTTTGCGAGGAAAGTACGGTGATGGCAAAGATTATGGTAAATCCATCTACGACTACTCTTCGCCAATTCATAAAGCTGAAAGTTACCCCCATGCATACTCGAAAAAAATTAACGTGGTCCCTCCGAAGGCTGAATGGACTGTGCCACAGGAATCTGTAGACACCAAAATTTCTCCACTCCCGTATGATCTCAAACTTGGAAGGAAGAAAGTCAAACGTACTAAGGGCGTCGGTGATACATTCAAGTCCAAAAagaggaatag CTGCTTCTTTattctcaccttcttctccttctttttagcATTTGAGGATGCAGGGGATGGGTAA